From Gammaproteobacteria bacterium, one genomic window encodes:
- a CDS encoding outer membrane lipoprotein-sorting protein, protein MRIGKTRWVLLLCVLVLGSAGAAEPTGQELVAHVERLLWGKTSQGAAEMTVITPRWQRKLEMRFWMERPERTFIRIVSPPKEAGIGSLRIKAEMWNYLPAVERVIKIPPSMMLQPWMGSDLTNDDLVKESSAVEDYTHTLGANEEIDGIKVYRVDSIPKPEAAVVWGKVVYKIRIADRIPLRQEYYDERGELIKVLRFLDVRELGGRLIPTRWQMQPVQKPQNRTEFVLRQMTFDAPIPADVFALRNLQRTR, encoded by the coding sequence ATGCGAATAGGGAAGACTCGTTGGGTGTTGTTGCTCTGTGTGCTCGTTCTGGGTTCCGCTGGGGCGGCCGAACCGACGGGACAGGAACTCGTCGCGCACGTCGAGCGACTGCTTTGGGGCAAGACCAGCCAGGGCGCCGCCGAGATGACGGTGATCACGCCGCGCTGGCAGCGGAAGCTCGAAATGCGTTTCTGGATGGAGCGCCCTGAGCGCACGTTCATCCGCATCGTGTCGCCGCCGAAAGAGGCGGGCATCGGTTCGTTGCGGATCAAGGCCGAGATGTGGAATTACCTGCCCGCGGTTGAACGCGTCATCAAGATTCCGCCGTCGATGATGTTGCAGCCGTGGATGGGCTCCGATCTGACGAACGACGACCTCGTCAAAGAGAGCAGCGCCGTCGAGGACTACACGCATACCTTGGGCGCGAACGAAGAGATTGATGGCATCAAGGTCTATCGGGTGGACTCCATCCCGAAACCCGAGGCCGCAGTGGTCTGGGGCAAAGTCGTTTACAAGATTCGCATCGCCGACCGCATACCGCTGCGTCAGGAGTACTACGACGAACGCGGCGAGTTGATCAAGGTGTTGCGGTTCCTCGATGTGCGCGAGCTGGGCGGACGCCTGATTCCCACCCGTTGGCAGATGCAGCCGGTACAAAAGCCGCAAAATCGGACGGAGTTCGTGCTGAGGCAGATGACCTTCGATGCACCGATTCCAGCGGACGTCTTTGCATTACGCAACCTGCAGCGGACGCGTTAG
- a CDS encoding ABC transporter ATP-binding protein encodes MSGVRAEKLTRVYRQNSIEVTALKDVDLEIAAGEFIALIGPSGSGKSTLLNLLGGLDRPTSGRLWVADRELGALSARELADLRLRRIGFVFQEYNLIPVLSAIENVEYVMLLQGISDDERRHRSLAVLADVGLTGLEDRRPGELSGGQQQRVAVARAIVAEPALVLADEPTANLDSTTGAALMDLMRRLNETKGVTFVFSTHDPMVMEHARRLVQLKDGRVVPSP; translated from the coding sequence ATGTCCGGCGTCCGCGCTGAGAAACTGACCCGCGTTTACCGGCAGAACAGTATCGAAGTCACCGCGCTCAAGGACGTCGATCTCGAAATCGCCGCCGGCGAATTTATCGCGCTGATCGGTCCCTCCGGCTCCGGAAAATCCACGCTGCTCAATCTCCTCGGCGGTCTCGACCGTCCGACCTCGGGGCGATTGTGGGTCGCCGATCGCGAGCTCGGTGCACTAAGCGCGCGCGAATTGGCCGACCTGCGTTTGCGTCGCATCGGTTTCGTGTTTCAGGAGTACAACCTGATCCCGGTGTTGAGCGCTATCGAGAACGTCGAGTACGTCATGCTGTTGCAAGGCATCAGCGACGACGAACGCCGGCACCGGTCGCTTGCCGTGCTCGCCGACGTCGGCCTGACCGGTCTCGAAGATCGTCGCCCCGGTGAGTTGTCCGGCGGCCAACAGCAACGGGTCGCGGTCGCGCGCGCGATTGTGGCCGAGCCGGCGCTGGTGCTCGCCGATGAACCGACTGCCAACCTCGATTCAACGACGGGTGCGGCGCTCATGGATCTCATGCGGCGCTTGAACGAAACCAAGGGCGTCACCTTCGTGTTTTCGACGCACGATCCAATGGTGATGGAACACGCGCGGCGCCTGGTGCAGCTCAAGGACGGCCGGGTGGTGCCCTCGCCATGA
- a CDS encoding ABC transporter permease — MTERVFFKLALRGLRRNRRRSLITLSAVAIGLAALVFLWGYVDGINRQMVDNITGYLTGHLQVHQRGYHDDPTLDLTFARADELMRRFDTRGGTIAAIAPRIETQALASGPEKTRGVMVLGIDPARERRVTTLFRALKDGEYLDAADRQGAVLGERTAAILGVKVGGEVALVTQAADGSIGAARFRVRGIYRSGIDVIDASFIVVTLAAVQELLALDGQVTTLAIRLGDIDDVPRSVAQLRRELGPDFEVLGWEALMPELSGNVALHNLFATIILFVVFVVITLSIANTVLMGVMERSHEFGVMLALGTRPAQVARIVLYEALLLGVGAAVLGGAIGAGVTGYFGYRGVDLGGYSQAVQMMPGLTGVVHPGVRLAHLLLLAATLLATTVCASVYPAWKAARLSPIAAIRGARQPLRRRLPMLRVALAWLPRAVFARIALRGIARNPRRTLLTLGALGAGLAAYLFLSALTSGFFLQMRDNATDLITSHLQVERKGFRDEFDAKLTLTQTDELLARVRANPLVAAATPRLQAQTMASSPTKSEPLMVYGVDPLAETMVTTLHRKIVEGTYLSGGRGREIVIGRKLAERLRVRLGEKIVLMAPAADGSLGSAALRIVGIVETGNDMFDRTMAVTNLAIARELLAVPNGMSAIAVRLYDIDAVDGAAATITAGLAEPAQQVVTWKTLLPEVVQMLSLIRMNLRVILIVVFVVVALGVMNTLLMAVLERTREFGLELALGTRPAQIVRTVLYESLGLGALGLGAGIVAGALVVGYFHTAGFDLSAYSVTGRIPGLTSVIYPTILFANVWLPTSALFVTSTVAALYPAWRAARLDPVQALRNV; from the coding sequence ATGACCGAGCGCGTATTTTTCAAGCTCGCCTTACGAGGGCTGCGGCGTAATCGGCGCCGCAGCCTAATCACACTTTCCGCGGTCGCCATCGGTCTCGCGGCGCTGGTATTCCTCTGGGGTTATGTCGACGGCATCAACCGGCAGATGGTCGACAACATCACCGGTTATCTGACCGGCCACCTACAGGTACACCAGCGCGGCTATCACGACGATCCGACGCTTGATCTCACGTTCGCCCGCGCCGACGAGCTGATGCGGCGCTTCGATACACGCGGCGGCACCATCGCCGCTATTGCTCCGCGCATCGAGACTCAGGCACTCGCCAGTGGACCGGAGAAGACGCGTGGAGTAATGGTGTTGGGTATCGATCCGGCGCGCGAGCGCCGGGTGACGACGCTCTTTCGAGCGCTGAAGGACGGCGAGTATCTCGACGCCGCCGATCGTCAGGGCGCCGTGCTAGGTGAGCGGACCGCGGCGATCCTCGGCGTGAAAGTGGGTGGGGAGGTGGCGCTGGTGACGCAGGCCGCCGACGGTTCGATCGGTGCCGCGCGCTTTCGCGTGCGCGGCATCTACCGCAGCGGCATCGACGTGATCGATGCCTCGTTCATCGTCGTGACGTTAGCCGCGGTGCAGGAGTTGCTCGCGCTCGACGGGCAGGTCACGACGCTCGCGATTCGACTCGGCGATATCGACGATGTTCCGCGTTCAGTTGCGCAACTGCGGCGTGAGCTCGGGCCGGATTTCGAAGTGCTCGGTTGGGAGGCATTGATGCCGGAGCTCTCGGGCAACGTGGCGCTGCACAATCTGTTCGCGACCATCATTTTGTTCGTCGTCTTCGTCGTCATCACGTTAAGCATCGCCAACACCGTGCTGATGGGCGTGATGGAGCGCTCGCACGAGTTCGGTGTGATGCTCGCCCTTGGCACACGGCCGGCACAAGTGGCGCGCATCGTCCTCTACGAGGCGCTGTTGTTGGGCGTAGGGGCCGCGGTGCTCGGCGGTGCTATCGGTGCGGGAGTTACCGGCTACTTTGGCTATCGCGGCGTCGATCTCGGCGGTTACTCGCAAGCAGTGCAGATGATGCCGGGTCTCACCGGCGTGGTTCATCCGGGTGTACGTCTCGCGCACCTGCTACTGCTCGCAGCAACGTTGCTTGCTACCACCGTCTGCGCGTCGGTCTATCCTGCGTGGAAGGCGGCGCGTCTGTCGCCGATCGCGGCCATTCGCGGAGCGCGCCAGCCGTTGCGGCGGCGCTTACCGATGTTGCGCGTAGCGCTGGCTTGGCTGCCGCGCGCCGTGTTCGCGCGCATCGCGCTACGCGGCATCGCGCGCAACCCGCGGCGCACGCTGCTGACGCTCGGTGCGCTTGGTGCTGGACTCGCGGCGTATCTGTTCTTGAGCGCGCTGACCTCGGGCTTTTTTCTACAGATGCGCGATAACGCCACGGATCTCATCACCTCGCATCTCCAAGTCGAGCGCAAAGGATTCCGCGACGAGTTTGACGCCAAGCTCACGCTCACACAGACCGACGAGCTACTCGCGCGCGTGCGCGCAAACCCGCTGGTGGCGGCAGCGACCCCGCGCCTGCAGGCGCAGACGATGGCGAGCAGCCCGACGAAGTCCGAGCCTTTGATGGTATACGGCGTCGATCCATTGGCTGAGACGATGGTGACGACGTTGCATCGAAAAATTGTGGAGGGCACTTATCTGAGTGGCGGGCGCGGGCGCGAAATCGTCATCGGTCGCAAGCTCGCCGAGCGGTTACGCGTGCGCCTGGGCGAGAAGATCGTGCTGATGGCGCCGGCCGCCGACGGTTCGCTCGGTTCGGCCGCGTTGCGCATCGTCGGCATCGTCGAGACCGGGAATGACATGTTCGATCGCACGATGGCCGTGACCAACCTCGCGATCGCGCGCGAGTTGCTCGCCGTGCCGAACGGGATGTCGGCGATTGCGGTACGGCTCTACGACATCGACGCCGTCGACGGCGCGGCCGCGACGATAACGGCTGGCCTGGCCGAACCGGCACAACAAGTGGTCACCTGGAAAACGTTGTTGCCCGAGGTCGTGCAGATGCTTAGCCTCATTCGCATGAATCTGCGCGTCATCTTGATTGTCGTGTTCGTCGTCGTGGCGCTGGGCGTCATGAACACATTGCTCATGGCGGTGTTGGAACGCACACGCGAGTTCGGACTAGAGCTTGCGCTCGGCACGCGGCCGGCTCAGATCGTGCGTACCGTGCTCTACGAATCGTTGGGTCTCGGTGCATTGGGGCTCGGTGCCGGTATCGTCGCCGGCGCTCTCGTCGTCGGTTATTTTCACACCGCCGGTTTTGATCTGAGCGCGTATTCCGTCACCGGCCGGATCCCCGGTCTGACGAGCGTTATCTACCCAACGATTTTGTTTGCCAACGTCTGGCTGCCGACGTCGGCGCTGTTCGTCACCAGTACGGTCGCGGCCCTATATCCGGCCTGGCGCGCCGCGCGGCTTGATCCGGTTCAGGCGCTACGTAATGTGTAA
- a CDS encoding response regulator transcription factor, producing MIRIIIADDHPIVREGLKQLLAGADFEIVGEARDGHEVLECVRTLKADVLLLDMSMPKKSGIELIKQIKSESPKLRVLVLSMHEEQQYAIRAIKAGASGYLTKESAPALLMSAIRKVAVGGAFISGAVAEQLALGVMPQAVGAPHTTLSDREYQVFQLLVSGKSVTEIGERLNLSVKTVSTHKARLMEKMRLSNQAELIHYAINHRLVDDSDTDAG from the coding sequence ATGATACGCATCATTATCGCCGATGATCACCCGATCGTGCGCGAAGGGCTGAAGCAGCTGCTCGCCGGCGCGGATTTTGAAATCGTCGGCGAGGCGCGTGATGGCCACGAGGTTCTCGAATGCGTACGAACGCTCAAGGCGGATGTATTGTTGCTCGATATGTCGATGCCCAAAAAAAGCGGTATCGAGCTAATCAAACAGATCAAAAGCGAAAGTCCGAAGCTACGTGTGCTCGTCTTGAGCATGCACGAAGAGCAACAGTACGCCATCCGCGCGATCAAGGCCGGTGCCTCCGGCTACCTCACCAAGGAGAGCGCCCCGGCACTGCTCATGTCGGCGATCCGCAAAGTCGCTGTCGGCGGCGCTTTCATCAGCGGCGCCGTTGCCGAGCAACTGGCCCTCGGCGTCATGCCGCAAGCCGTAGGCGCACCGCACACGACGTTGTCCGATCGCGAATACCAGGTGTTTCAGCTATTGGTCTCCGGAAAATCCGTCACCGAGATTGGCGAGCGCTTAAACCTGTCGGTCAAAACCGTGAGCACGCACAAGGCCCGACTCATGGAAAAGATGCGCCTAAGCAATCAGGCGGAATTGATCCACTACGCTATCAACCATCGATTGGTCGACGACTCCGACACGGATGCTGGCTAG
- a CDS encoding PAS domain-containing sensor histidine kinase: MDDVEARIGGIINSAMDAIITIDRDQRIVLFNEAAEQVFRWPRAAIIGQPLERLLPARFRGLHQQHVQRFGDTGVTSRRMGASTVLTGLRANGDEFPVEASISQFGQGEQKLYTVILRDVTERVKTEDALRRSKEELRELAAAANQLREQEKRAIARELHDELAQALTGLKMDVAWIKDKFPAPPAVVVDKLQSMETLLDSTVAATRRISADLRPMMLDDLGLVPAIEWLVQNFIERTGTRCEFTLTDPNLDLRDLHATTLFRGLQESLTNIAKHANAGNVNVTLAIADDAVTLSVRDDGAGFSLQSPRKPNSYGLIGLRERAYLLGGTVAIDSTPGEGTCVTVRLPFDS, from the coding sequence CTGGACGATGTCGAAGCGCGGATCGGCGGCATCATCAATTCAGCGATGGATGCCATCATCACCATCGATCGCGATCAACGCATCGTCCTGTTCAACGAGGCGGCGGAACAGGTATTTCGTTGGCCGCGTGCAGCGATCATCGGCCAACCGCTCGAGCGATTACTACCGGCGCGCTTTCGCGGCCTGCACCAGCAACACGTTCAGCGTTTCGGCGATACCGGCGTTACCTCGCGCCGCATGGGCGCGAGTACCGTCCTCACCGGTTTGCGCGCCAACGGCGATGAATTCCCGGTGGAAGCGTCTATCTCACAGTTCGGCCAAGGCGAGCAAAAACTCTACACCGTCATCCTGCGCGACGTCACCGAGCGCGTGAAAACGGAGGATGCGTTACGCCGCTCGAAAGAAGAGCTGCGCGAACTGGCGGCAGCCGCCAATCAGCTGCGCGAACAGGAAAAACGCGCGATCGCGCGCGAACTGCACGACGAACTGGCGCAGGCATTGACCGGCCTCAAAATGGACGTCGCCTGGATCAAAGACAAATTTCCAGCACCGCCGGCGGTGGTTGTGGATAAACTGCAGAGCATGGAAACATTACTCGACAGCACCGTCGCCGCTACCCGGCGCATCTCCGCTGATCTGCGGCCAATGATGCTCGATGACCTCGGACTGGTACCGGCGATCGAATGGCTGGTGCAAAATTTTATCGAACGCACCGGCACCCGTTGCGAGTTCACCCTCACCGACCCGAACCTCGATCTGCGCGATCTGCATGCCACCACCCTGTTCCGCGGCTTGCAGGAATCGCTGACCAACATCGCCAAACATGCAAACGCCGGCAACGTCAACGTCACCCTGGCGATCGCCGACGACGCGGTGACACTCAGCGTGCGCGATGACGGCGCCGGCTTCTCGCTGCAATCGCCGCGCAAGCCCAATTCCTACGGGCTCATCGGCCTGCGCGAGCGCGCCTATCTGCTCGGTGGCACGGTGGCGATCGACAGCACTCCCGGCGAGGGAACGTGCGTCACAGTTCGTTTACCATTCGACTCATGA
- a CDS encoding YHS domain-containing protein yields MLTHALRSFSRFPEPAPQQARALFADPVCGQTLNEFRTAASVVYRGATYHFCSGGCHARFSSEPGKYHEAATRYMNKS; encoded by the coding sequence ATGCTGACGCACGCCTTACGATCATTTTCTCGGTTTCCAGAGCCGGCGCCGCAACAAGCCAGGGCGTTGTTCGCTGACCCAGTTTGCGGGCAGACGCTGAACGAGTTTCGAACCGCGGCGAGCGTTGTTTATCGCGGTGCAACCTATCATTTCTGCTCCGGCGGGTGTCACGCGCGTTTCTCGTCCGAGCCGGGCAAGTATCACGAGGCAGCAACGCGTTATATGAATAAGAGTTAG
- a CDS encoding cardiolipin synthase B produces the protein MLAAIRSAVESVRLESYIFATDEIGWQFAEALAEKARQGVDVRVQIDAAGSFLQSTRSVDRYLREKGVQLRWFHRWRWRNPLRYNRRNHHKILVVDETSAYLGGFNIHRQSSRRLYGDKRWRDTHVGMRGDLARQATQLFDAFWHGQRRWQWQPSAPSGAVLVANRSFDCHHRLYCWFAERFRTAHHSIDVTTPYLAPSLRWQRALMGAAGRGVDVRLLVPSHGDVALAEWAAHAVFAPLLRAGVRIYEYLPRVLHAKTAVIDGEWSTVGTANMDYRSCFTNYEVNLVARDPVLATALTQQFLVDLTEAAPVELQRWLRRGWHRRLRENIGWQMRRWL, from the coding sequence ATGCTTGCCGCTATCCGCTCGGCCGTCGAGAGCGTTCGACTCGAGAGCTACATCTTTGCCACCGATGAAATCGGTTGGCAGTTTGCCGAGGCACTCGCCGAAAAGGCGCGTCAGGGCGTGGACGTGCGCGTGCAGATCGACGCCGCCGGCTCGTTCCTGCAATCTACCCGATCGGTGGATCGCTACCTGCGCGAAAAGGGCGTGCAGCTACGCTGGTTTCATCGATGGCGCTGGCGCAATCCGCTGCGGTATAACCGGCGCAACCATCACAAGATTCTCGTGGTCGACGAGACCAGTGCTTATCTTGGCGGCTTCAATATCCATCGGCAAAGCTCACGCCGGCTTTACGGCGATAAGCGTTGGCGCGATACGCATGTCGGCATGCGCGGCGATCTCGCGCGCCAGGCGACACAGCTATTCGACGCGTTCTGGCATGGTCAACGGCGCTGGCAGTGGCAACCGAGCGCACCGTCCGGCGCGGTCCTGGTCGCCAACCGTTCCTTCGATTGTCATCATCGACTCTATTGTTGGTTCGCCGAGCGATTTCGCACGGCACACCATTCGATCGACGTGACGACGCCGTATCTCGCGCCGAGTCTACGCTGGCAGCGGGCGCTCATGGGCGCCGCCGGCCGCGGCGTCGACGTGCGCCTGCTGGTGCCGAGTCACGGCGACGTCGCGTTGGCGGAATGGGCGGCGCACGCGGTGTTCGCACCGTTACTGCGCGCCGGCGTGCGGATCTATGAATACCTCCCGCGAGTGCTGCACGCGAAGACGGCGGTGATCGACGGGGAATGGAGCACGGTCGGCACCGCCAATATGGATTACCGCAGCTGCTTCACGAATTACGAAGTCAATCTGGTCGCGCGCGACCCGGTGTTGGCGACGGCGTTGACGCAACAGTTTCTGGTCGACCTGACGGAAGCCGCGCCGGTTGAATTACAACGGTGGCTGCGCCGCGGCTGGCACCGACGTTTGCGGGAGAACATCGGCTGGCAGATGCGTCGATGGCTGTGA
- a CDS encoding DUF883 domain-containing protein yields MNGTTQTEAAREKLVKDFRAVVADTEELLRATATQTGEKVTAVRARVEERLAVSKQQLAELERGIAEKTRAAARATDDLVRQHPWQSVGIAAATGFLIGLLTSRRS; encoded by the coding sequence ATGAACGGAACCACGCAGACCGAAGCGGCGAGAGAAAAACTGGTGAAGGATTTTCGCGCCGTCGTTGCCGACACCGAGGAGCTGTTGAGAGCGACGGCGACGCAAACCGGCGAGAAAGTCACCGCCGTGCGCGCACGCGTCGAAGAGCGCTTAGCCGTCAGCAAACAGCAGCTCGCTGAGCTGGAGCGCGGTATCGCCGAGAAGACCCGAGCAGCAGCACGTGCGACCGACGACCTGGTGCGGCAACATCCTTGGCAGTCGGTGGGTATCGCGGCAGCTACGGGGTTTTTGATCGGGCTATTGACGTCTCGCCGCTCGTAA
- a CDS encoding phage holin family protein, producing the protein MDDARAVPATGLLASLQRLLATLIEILQTRVEIAVTEYEEERVRLRELLVFGFMTLFFIGFGTILLTLFIVTLFSETYRLLVLGGFATLYLAVGVAAAIVLRNQLKSRPRLLAVTMAEFSKDRERLVAH; encoded by the coding sequence ATGGACGACGCCCGCGCCGTTCCCGCCACCGGGTTGCTTGCGTCGCTACAGCGCTTGCTCGCTACGCTGATCGAGATCCTGCAGACGCGCGTCGAGATCGCTGTGACTGAGTATGAAGAAGAGCGCGTGCGCCTCCGTGAACTGCTGGTGTTTGGTTTCATGACGTTGTTCTTCATCGGCTTCGGGACCATTTTACTGACGCTCTTCATCGTCACGCTATTTTCGGAAACATACCGGCTGCTTGTCTTGGGCGGCTTCGCGACGTTGTACCTCGCGGTCGGCGTCGCGGCGGCGATCGTTCTACGCAACCAACTCAAGTCCCGACCGCGGCTTTTGGCGGTGACGATGGCGGAGTTTTCCAAAGACCGCGAACGATTGGTGGCGCACTGA
- a CDS encoding Hsp20/alpha crystallin family protein — translation MTNETASNDKSKQVPQTSAAHPLARFHDIERVFDSLFRQSWLRPLAMEWPAPLAQAFPFNGHVPKVNVIDREAEVVVRAEIPGVDKQNLDVSVGENNVTIKGSTRHEEKEEKGDYYRHELSEGSFSRTVELPTQVDGAKARTQFKDGVLELILPKIEKAKRHSVKIQ, via the coding sequence ATGACGAACGAAACAGCGAGTAACGACAAAAGCAAACAGGTCCCACAAACATCGGCAGCGCATCCATTGGCGCGTTTCCACGACATCGAGCGCGTCTTCGATTCTTTATTCCGGCAATCATGGCTGCGCCCGCTGGCGATGGAATGGCCAGCGCCGCTGGCGCAAGCGTTTCCCTTCAACGGCCACGTCCCGAAAGTCAACGTCATCGATCGCGAGGCGGAAGTCGTCGTGCGCGCCGAAATCCCCGGCGTGGATAAGCAAAATCTCGATGTTTCGGTCGGTGAAAACAACGTCACGATCAAGGGATCGACCCGTCACGAGGAGAAGGAAGAGAAAGGCGACTACTATCGCCACGAATTGTCGGAGGGTTCGTTCAGCCGCACGGTCGAGCTTCCGACCCAGGTCGATGGCGCGAAAGCACGCACGCAGTTCAAGGATGGTGTGCTCGAGTTGATACTGCCGAAGATCGAAAAGGCGAAACGGCACAGCGTTAAAATTCAGTAG
- a CDS encoding DUF2934 domain-containing protein, translating to MQRRYIFSPHRLAAKKEGIVAKKRLQVLNGIVAASKPSQVITAEKRRALIAEIAYFRAEARGFAGGDATDDWLQAERQVDEKLMTPSAKNPPARADNPLARHADIGRSPTAQELPPAE from the coding sequence ATGCAACGAAGGTACATTTTCTCGCCGCACCGATTGGCGGCCAAGAAGGAGGGAATCGTGGCTAAGAAACGACTGCAGGTACTCAATGGAATTGTAGCGGCCTCGAAACCGAGCCAGGTGATCACCGCAGAAAAGCGCCGAGCGCTGATCGCTGAGATCGCCTACTTTCGGGCAGAAGCCCGCGGCTTCGCGGGCGGTGACGCGACCGACGACTGGCTGCAGGCCGAGAGACAGGTCGACGAGAAGCTGATGACGCCATCGGCGAAAAATCCACCGGCGCGCGCTGACAACCCCCTCGCTCGCCACGCCGATATCGGCCGGTCGCCGACAGCGCAAGAATTGCCGCCCGCGGAATGA
- a CDS encoding universal stress protein, producing the protein MFKNILIPTDGSELSEKVVTDGVRLAKILSAKIVSIHVMEPAFTIGSEFGAMSGDWLQQYEAASRKEGNAYLDRIETAARVGGVAFDRVLVERVPTWKAIVETAKQKHCDLIMMAAHGRRGIAALVLGSVTNQVLTHSSIPVLVYR; encoded by the coding sequence ATGTTCAAGAACATTCTTATACCAACTGACGGATCGGAGCTTTCCGAAAAGGTGGTTACCGACGGCGTGCGGCTGGCAAAAATACTAAGCGCGAAAATTGTCAGCATTCACGTCATGGAGCCGGCCTTCACGATCGGGTCCGAATTCGGCGCCATGAGCGGCGACTGGTTGCAGCAATATGAGGCGGCATCGCGCAAGGAAGGCAATGCTTATCTCGATCGCATTGAGACCGCCGCGCGTGTCGGCGGCGTCGCGTTCGATCGCGTTTTGGTGGAACGTGTGCCGACGTGGAAAGCCATCGTCGAAACGGCGAAGCAGAAACACTGCGATCTGATCATGATGGCGGCCCATGGTCGCCGCGGGATCGCCGCGTTGGTTTTGGGCAGCGTCACCAACCAGGTGCTGACGCACTCGTCGATTCCGGTGCTGGTTTACCGGTAA
- a CDS encoding CBS domain-containing protein, which produces MAIGDIYIREVVSIDKDATLLEAAQLMRQHHIGDVVVADSRNGYHVPVGMVTDRDIVIEVVARNLNVNDLSVGDVMSKDIVTAREGDGISETIALMRSSGVRRLPVVSDAGALLGIVSIDDLWQLVAEEATELSRVASRAQATEQMARP; this is translated from the coding sequence ATGGCTATCGGCGACATCTATATCCGCGAAGTTGTGTCTATTGATAAAGACGCGACTTTATTGGAGGCGGCGCAGCTCATGCGCCAGCACCACATCGGTGATGTCGTCGTCGCCGATAGCCGAAATGGGTATCACGTACCCGTCGGCATGGTCACGGATCGCGACATCGTGATTGAGGTCGTGGCAAGGAACTTGAATGTGAACGACCTATCGGTCGGCGACGTCATGAGTAAGGACATTGTGACGGCGCGCGAGGGCGACGGGATCTCCGAAACCATTGCGCTCATGCGTTCCAGCGGCGTGCGTCGCCTCCCTGTCGTCAGCGACGCGGGCGCGTTGCTCGGGATCGTTTCGATCGACGATTTGTGGCAATTGGTGGCCGAAGAGGCAACCGAGCTGTCGCGCGTGGCGTCGCGAGCGCAGGCGACCGAGCAAATGGCGCGACCTTAA
- a CDS encoding PilZ domain-containing protein, with protein sequence MEHRYNVRIPVTGDINVYFQPAGWLSAGIIDMSTGGASLALHQGAVPLYAPISVALRFDRSNASEWFQLRAMVVRAQKNVIGIMYLEQDNYTARALGRLLEEGSRIPPLARRRETVMVAPMAASVR encoded by the coding sequence GTGGAGCATCGTTACAACGTCCGCATCCCGGTAACGGGAGATATCAACGTCTACTTCCAGCCGGCAGGTTGGTTGAGCGCTGGGATCATCGACATGAGCACGGGGGGCGCTAGTCTTGCGCTCCATCAGGGTGCCGTGCCGCTCTATGCGCCGATTTCGGTGGCACTACGCTTCGACCGTTCCAACGCGAGCGAGTGGTTCCAGCTGCGGGCGATGGTGGTGCGGGCTCAAAAAAATGTCATCGGCATTATGTACCTTGAGCAAGACAACTACACCGCGCGGGCGTTGGGACGACTTCTGGAAGAAGGCTCGCGCATTCCGCCATTAGCGCGCCGCCGCGAGACGGTGATGGTTGCGCCGATGGCGGCATCCGTGCGGTAG